A genomic segment from Pollutimonas thiosulfatoxidans encodes:
- the uvrB gene encoding excinuclease ABC subunit UvrB, which produces MNAPAPGFINYPNSPFQLYRPYPPAGDQPTAIDALVEGINDGLMYQTLLGVTGSGKTYTMANVIARTGRPAIVLAPNKTLAAQLYAEMREFFPNNAVEYFVSYYDYYQPEAYVAARDLFIEKDSSINEHIEQMRLSATKSLLERRDTIIVGTVSCIYGIGNPGDYHAMVLTLRTGDRIARQELLGRLVAMQYERNDVEFVRGVFRARGEIIDVFPAEHAELALRITLFDDEIESLQMFDPLTGKINRSIPRFTVFPSSHYVTPRETVLRAIETIKVELRERLAVLIADGKLVEAQRLEQRTRFDLEMLQELGFCKGIENYSRHLSGAAPGDPPPTLIDYLPRDALMFIDESHVTMGQLSAMYRGDRSRKSTLVQFGFRLPSAMDNRPLQLEEFEQRMRQCVFVSATPANYENEHTDNVVEQVVRPTGLVDPLVEVRPALTQVDDLLGEIKKRVAVQERVLVTTLTKRMSEDLTDYLAEHGTKVRYLHSDIDTVERVEIIRDLRLGVFDVLVGINLLREGLDIPEVSLVAILDADKEGFLRSERSLIQTMGRAARNINGRAILYADRITDSMRRAMGETERRRLKQLEFNEVHGITARGVSKAVREMIDGVMVPAEPSVLDDISPEVLRDDKALAKEIRRLEKLMMDHAKNLEFEQAANARDALNRLKHKALMS; this is translated from the coding sequence ATGAACGCCCCAGCACCAGGTTTCATCAATTATCCGAACAGCCCCTTTCAGTTGTACAGGCCTTATCCGCCGGCCGGCGACCAGCCCACGGCCATCGATGCGCTGGTCGAAGGCATCAATGACGGTCTGATGTACCAAACGCTATTGGGCGTGACCGGCTCCGGCAAGACCTACACCATGGCCAACGTCATTGCGCGCACCGGCCGCCCGGCCATTGTGCTGGCGCCCAACAAGACACTGGCGGCGCAGCTGTATGCCGAGATGCGTGAATTCTTTCCGAACAACGCCGTCGAGTACTTCGTGTCGTACTACGACTATTACCAGCCCGAAGCCTATGTTGCGGCGCGCGATCTGTTCATCGAGAAGGACTCGTCCATTAACGAGCACATCGAGCAGATGCGCTTGTCGGCCACTAAAAGCTTGCTGGAGCGCCGCGACACCATCATTGTCGGCACAGTGTCTTGCATCTATGGCATAGGCAATCCGGGCGACTACCACGCCATGGTGCTTACCCTGCGCACCGGCGACCGCATCGCGCGTCAAGAGCTCCTGGGCCGGTTAGTGGCGATGCAGTACGAGCGCAACGATGTGGAGTTCGTGCGAGGCGTGTTTCGGGCCCGCGGCGAGATCATCGATGTCTTCCCGGCGGAGCACGCTGAACTCGCCTTGCGCATTACCCTGTTTGATGACGAGATCGAGTCCTTGCAAATGTTCGATCCGCTTACCGGGAAGATCAACCGCAGCATTCCCCGTTTTACCGTCTTCCCCAGCTCGCATTACGTCACCCCGCGCGAGACCGTACTGCGCGCTATCGAAACCATCAAGGTGGAACTGCGCGAACGGCTGGCGGTGCTGATTGCAGACGGCAAGCTGGTCGAGGCACAGCGACTGGAGCAGCGCACGCGTTTCGACCTGGAAATGCTGCAGGAACTCGGCTTTTGCAAGGGCATCGAGAACTATTCCCGGCACCTGTCCGGCGCCGCGCCGGGCGATCCGCCACCCACGCTCATCGACTACCTGCCGCGTGACGCCTTGATGTTCATCGACGAAAGCCACGTGACCATGGGGCAGCTAAGTGCCATGTATCGGGGCGATCGTTCGCGCAAGTCGACGCTGGTGCAATTTGGGTTTCGTTTGCCGTCCGCGATGGACAATCGGCCCTTGCAGCTGGAAGAGTTCGAGCAGCGCATGCGGCAATGCGTATTTGTTTCGGCCACGCCGGCCAACTACGAGAACGAGCATACCGACAACGTGGTCGAGCAAGTGGTGCGGCCCACCGGCCTGGTCGACCCCTTGGTGGAAGTGCGTCCGGCGCTGACCCAGGTCGACGATCTGCTTGGCGAGATCAAGAAGCGTGTAGCGGTACAGGAGAGGGTGCTGGTTACTACGCTGACCAAGCGCATGTCGGAAGACCTTACCGATTATCTGGCCGAGCACGGCACCAAGGTGCGTTATCTGCATTCCGACATCGACACCGTAGAGCGCGTGGAGATCATCCGCGATTTGCGCTTGGGGGTGTTTGATGTGCTGGTGGGCATCAACCTGCTGCGCGAAGGCCTGGACATCCCGGAGGTGTCACTGGTGGCGATTCTTGATGCCGACAAGGAAGGTTTTCTGCGTTCGGAGCGCAGCCTGATTCAAACCATGGGGCGGGCCGCACGCAACATCAATGGACGCGCCATTCTTTATGCCGACCGCATTACCGACTCGATGCGACGCGCCATGGGTGAAACCGAGAGGCGCCGTCTGAAGCAACTGGAGTTCAACGAAGTCCACGGCATTACAGCGCGCGGCGTCAGCAAGGCCGTGCGCGAGATGATTGATGGTGTCATGGTGCCTGCGGAGCCGTCGGTGCTGGACGATATCTCTCCGGAGGTGCTGCGCGACGATAAGGCGTTGGCCAAGGAAATCCGGCGTCTTGAAAAACTGATGATGGACCATGCGAAGAATCTGGAATTCGAACAGGCGGCCAACGCCCGCGATGCGCTGAATCGGCTGAAACACAAGGCCTTGATGTCTTGA
- the iscR gene encoding Fe-S cluster assembly transcriptional regulator IscR: MRLTTKGRFAVTAMIDLALRQQSGPVTLATISERQNISLSYLEQLFGKLRRHELVDSIRGPGGGYTLARLARNITVADIIFAVDEPLDATSCGGKENCNIGRNGSMGKCMTHELWSTLNRKMVDYLDSVSLQDLVDQERMRQLHEATQAQIAVRQNRSPDVLIATSRPVTA; the protein is encoded by the coding sequence ATGCGATTAACCACCAAGGGACGTTTTGCCGTGACCGCCATGATCGATCTGGCGTTGCGGCAACAAAGCGGGCCTGTAACGTTGGCCACCATCAGCGAGCGCCAAAATATTTCGTTGTCTTATCTTGAGCAGTTATTCGGCAAGCTGCGACGTCATGAACTGGTGGATAGCATACGCGGGCCGGGTGGCGGCTATACCTTGGCCAGACTTGCGCGTAATATTACGGTCGCCGACATCATCTTTGCCGTGGACGAGCCATTGGACGCGACCAGCTGCGGCGGCAAGGAAAACTGCAATATTGGGCGCAATGGCAGTATGGGTAAATGCATGACCCACGAGCTGTGGTCTACGCTTAATCGAAAAATGGTGGATTACCTGGATTCGGTTTCCCTGCAAGATCTGGTCGACCAAGAGCGTATGCGCCAGTTGCATGAGGCGACCCAGGCCCAGATCGCCGTTCGCCAAAACCGTTCACCCGATGTCTTGATAGCCACCAGTCGGCCAGTAACCGCATAA
- a CDS encoding IscS subfamily cysteine desulfurase yields the protein MQSRPVYLDYSSTTPVDTRVVDAMLPWLAEQFGNPASRSHAYGWDAEEAVEQARTQVAQLINADAREIVWTSGATESNNLALKGAAHAYATKGRHIVTVKTEHKAVLDVCRELEREGFEVTYLDVPESGLLDVATFKAALRPDTILASVMLVNNEIGVIQDIPAMGAACGEQGIIFHVDAAQATGKVVIDLQAWNVDLMSLCAHKTYGPKGVGALYVRRKPRIRLQAQIHGGGHERGFRSGTLPTHQIVGMGEAFRLAGLEMAAENERLKTLRDRLWDGLRHLPGIYLNGDLEQRVPHNLNVSFDYIEGESLMMSLPELAVSSGSACTSASLEPSYVLKAIGRSDEVAHSSLRLSLGRYTTLQDIDFAVQLLTQRLAKLRDLSPLWEMAQQGVDLNSVQWAAH from the coding sequence ATGCAATCCCGCCCTGTTTATCTTGATTACTCTTCCACCACGCCGGTCGATACCCGGGTGGTGGACGCCATGCTGCCGTGGCTTGCCGAGCAGTTTGGCAATCCTGCGTCGCGCAGCCATGCCTATGGTTGGGACGCTGAAGAGGCAGTCGAGCAGGCAAGAACCCAGGTGGCACAGTTGATCAACGCCGATGCACGGGAAATTGTCTGGACCTCAGGTGCAACAGAGTCCAACAACCTGGCACTTAAAGGCGCGGCACACGCCTATGCCACCAAGGGGCGGCACATTGTTACCGTCAAGACCGAGCACAAGGCGGTACTGGATGTTTGCCGCGAGCTCGAACGCGAGGGCTTCGAAGTCACCTATCTGGACGTACCGGAAAGCGGCTTGCTCGACGTGGCGACCTTCAAGGCAGCGCTGCGGCCCGATACCATCCTGGCGTCAGTCATGCTGGTCAATAATGAAATCGGCGTCATACAAGACATACCCGCCATGGGTGCAGCATGTGGCGAGCAGGGCATAATTTTTCATGTGGATGCAGCCCAGGCAACTGGCAAGGTCGTGATCGATCTGCAGGCATGGAACGTCGATCTGATGTCATTGTGCGCTCATAAAACTTACGGACCCAAGGGCGTCGGTGCGCTCTATGTGCGCCGCAAACCGCGTATCCGATTGCAGGCGCAAATACACGGCGGCGGGCACGAGCGCGGCTTCCGGTCCGGTACCTTGCCCACGCACCAAATCGTCGGGATGGGCGAGGCCTTTCGCCTTGCCGGGCTCGAGATGGCGGCCGAGAACGAACGCCTCAAGACTTTGCGAGATCGACTATGGGATGGCTTGCGGCACCTGCCGGGCATCTATCTTAACGGCGATCTTGAGCAGCGGGTTCCGCATAATCTTAATGTCAGCTTCGACTATATCGAAGGCGAATCCCTGATGATGTCCTTGCCCGAGCTTGCCGTTTCCAGCGGGTCTGCCTGCACGTCCGCCAGTCTAGAGCCTTCCTACGTCCTGAAGGCCATAGGGCGCAGCGACGAAGTTGCCCATAGCTCCTTAAGGTTGTCATTGGGCCGCTATACAACGCTGCAGGATATCGATTTTGCGGTGCAATTATTGACCCAGCGCCTTGCCAAGCTGCGCGACTTGTCGCCGCTATGGGAGATGGCGCAACAAGGCGTGGACTTGAATTCGGTGCAATGGGCCGCACATTAG
- the iscA gene encoding iron-sulfur cluster assembly protein IscA, with translation MGITLTPQAADHINRHIEKRGSGLGLRLGVRLTGCSGMAYKLEYVDQPNSDDQVYEQLGVKVFIDPKSLPFLDGTRVDYSRDGLNEGFKFSNPNEKASCGCGESFTV, from the coding sequence ATGGGAATTACGCTGACACCACAAGCGGCTGACCATATCAACCGCCATATCGAAAAACGAGGCTCCGGCCTGGGGTTACGCCTGGGCGTGCGCCTTACAGGCTGCTCGGGCATGGCTTATAAGCTGGAGTATGTCGATCAACCCAATTCTGACGATCAGGTTTACGAACAACTGGGCGTCAAGGTGTTTATTGACCCGAAGAGCTTGCCGTTCCTGGACGGGACCCGCGTTGATTACTCGCGTGACGGCTTAAACGAGGGTTTCAAATTTTCCAACCCCAACGAGAAAGCAAGCTGCGGTTGCGGAGAGTCGTTTACCGTGTAG
- a CDS encoding low molecular weight protein-tyrosine-phosphatase: MMTKVLFVCMGNICRSPSAEGVFRRIVDEAGLSDVVGVDSAGTHSFHIGEAPDARAQAAARKRGYELAHCVARQITPDDFREFDLILAMDWENLSALQQQCPKVYQHKLMLLMRFANEFEEATVPDPYYGGPEGFGKVLDYLEDACQGVMEMVRKRALQYQAA; the protein is encoded by the coding sequence ATGATGACTAAGGTACTTTTCGTTTGCATGGGTAATATCTGCCGCTCACCCAGCGCAGAGGGCGTGTTTCGCCGCATCGTCGACGAAGCAGGGCTTTCTGACGTGGTCGGCGTAGATTCGGCTGGCACCCACAGCTTTCATATTGGCGAGGCCCCCGACGCACGGGCCCAGGCAGCTGCGCGTAAACGCGGCTACGAACTGGCGCATTGTGTGGCTCGCCAGATCACCCCCGACGACTTCCGCGAGTTTGATCTTATTTTGGCGATGGACTGGGAAAACCTCTCGGCCCTGCAGCAGCAATGTCCCAAAGTATATCAGCACAAGCTCATGCTGCTTATGCGCTTCGCCAACGAATTCGAAGAGGCAACGGTGCCTGACCCCTATTACGGCGGCCCCGAAGGCTTCGGCAAAGTGCTCGACTATCTGGAAGACGCCTGTCAGGGCGTTATGGAAATGGTGCGCAAACGTGCGCTTCAGTATCAGGCTGCCTAG
- the iscU gene encoding Fe-S cluster assembly scaffold IscU, with protein MAYSDQVLDHFRNPRNVGALDATDRQVGTGMVGAPHEGDVIKLQIRVDRSGIIEDVRFKTYGCGSAIASTSLATEWVKGKTLDQALQIRHTQIAHELALPPVKIHCSILVEDAIRAAIQDYQAKQQD; from the coding sequence ATGGCTTACAGCGATCAGGTACTGGATCACTTCCGTAATCCACGAAATGTCGGCGCGCTTGACGCGACGGACAGGCAAGTGGGCACCGGTATGGTGGGCGCCCCCCACGAAGGCGATGTCATCAAACTGCAGATACGGGTTGACCGATCGGGTATCATCGAAGATGTGCGCTTCAAGACCTATGGCTGCGGCTCGGCAATTGCTTCCACCTCGTTGGCTACAGAGTGGGTGAAGGGCAAGACGCTGGATCAGGCCTTGCAGATCCGCCATACGCAGATCGCACACGAACTGGCCCTACCGCCAGTAAAGATTCATTGTTCCATCCTGGTCGAAGACGCCATCCGGGCGGCCATTCAGGATTACCAGGCAAAGCAACAGGATTAA